The following are encoded together in the Coffea arabica cultivar ET-39 chromosome 1c, Coffea Arabica ET-39 HiFi, whole genome shotgun sequence genome:
- the LOC113731287 gene encoding LOB domain-containing protein 15-like isoform X2, giving the protein MSRERERLDEIAKKLKTEFDASSQMGRRNMLGPPGTLNTITPCAACKLLRRRCAEECPFSPYFSPHEPQKFAAVHKVFGASNVSKMLMEVPENQRADAANSLVYEANVRLRDPVYGCMGAISALQQQVQSLQAELHAVRNEILRYKYREAANNIIASTHAALVSSGNHVSVAMMPQAPATPTPTPAPPPSTPTPAPAPPPPPPAQPSASLVVVSTTSSAPSAPSLYTPPSSTASFNTITNNNIPFFD; this is encoded by the exons ATGTCCAGAGAAAG GGAGAGATTAGATGAGATAGCAAAGAAGTTGAAAACAGAATTCGATGCATCGTCACAGATGGGAAGGAGAAACATGTTAGGTCCTCCAGGAACCTTGAATACCATTACTCCATGTGCCGCTTGTAAGCTGCTAAGACGAAGATGTGCGGAAGAATGCCCTTTTTCTCCTTATTTTTCCCCACATGAACCCCAGAAATTTGCTGCTGTTCACAAAGTTTTTGGTGCTAGCAACGTTTCCAAGATGCTCATG GAGGTCCCTGAGAATCAAAGAGCTGATGCTGCAAATAGTTTGGTATACGAAGCAAACGTGAGACTAAGAGATCCAGTATACGGATGCATGGGGGCAATTTCAGCATTGCAACAACAGGTTCAATCTTTACAGGCCGAACTTCATGCAGTTAGGAATGAGATACTGAGATATAAATATAGAGAGGCTGCAAATAATATCATAGCATCTACTCATGCTGCTTTGGTCTCCTCTGGAAATCATGTATCTGTTGCTATGATGCCACAAGCTCCGGCTACTCCAACTCCCACCCCCGCTCCCCCTCCTTCTACTCCCACACCAGCTCCCGCACCACCTCCTCCACCACCGGCCCAACCTTCTGCTTCTCTTGTTGTTGTTTCCACCACTTCTTCTGCTCCTTCAGCTCCATCTTTGTACACCCCACCTTCTAGCACAGCTAGTTTTAACACTATCACAAACAATAATATACCCTTTTTCGATTAA
- the LOC113731287 gene encoding LOB domain-containing protein 15-like isoform X1, with translation MSRESIYRERLDEIAKKLKTEFDASSQMGRRNMLGPPGTLNTITPCAACKLLRRRCAEECPFSPYFSPHEPQKFAAVHKVFGASNVSKMLMEVPENQRADAANSLVYEANVRLRDPVYGCMGAISALQQQVQSLQAELHAVRNEILRYKYREAANNIIASTHAALVSSGNHVSVAMMPQAPATPTPTPAPPPSTPTPAPAPPPPPPAQPSASLVVVSTTSSAPSAPSLYTPPSSTASFNTITNNNIPFFD, from the exons ATGTCCAGAGAAAG TATATACAGGGAGAGATTAGATGAGATAGCAAAGAAGTTGAAAACAGAATTCGATGCATCGTCACAGATGGGAAGGAGAAACATGTTAGGTCCTCCAGGAACCTTGAATACCATTACTCCATGTGCCGCTTGTAAGCTGCTAAGACGAAGATGTGCGGAAGAATGCCCTTTTTCTCCTTATTTTTCCCCACATGAACCCCAGAAATTTGCTGCTGTTCACAAAGTTTTTGGTGCTAGCAACGTTTCCAAGATGCTCATG GAGGTCCCTGAGAATCAAAGAGCTGATGCTGCAAATAGTTTGGTATACGAAGCAAACGTGAGACTAAGAGATCCAGTATACGGATGCATGGGGGCAATTTCAGCATTGCAACAACAGGTTCAATCTTTACAGGCCGAACTTCATGCAGTTAGGAATGAGATACTGAGATATAAATATAGAGAGGCTGCAAATAATATCATAGCATCTACTCATGCTGCTTTGGTCTCCTCTGGAAATCATGTATCTGTTGCTATGATGCCACAAGCTCCGGCTACTCCAACTCCCACCCCCGCTCCCCCTCCTTCTACTCCCACACCAGCTCCCGCACCACCTCCTCCACCACCGGCCCAACCTTCTGCTTCTCTTGTTGTTGTTTCCACCACTTCTTCTGCTCCTTCAGCTCCATCTTTGTACACCCCACCTTCTAGCACAGCTAGTTTTAACACTATCACAAACAATAATATACCCTTTTTCGATTAA
- the LOC113731280 gene encoding CBL-interacting protein kinase 2-like, with protein sequence MENTVSVLMERYELGRLLGQGTFAKVYYGRDISTGQSVAIKMIDKEKILRVGLIDQIKREISVMRLVKHPNVVQLYEVMATKTKIYFVMEYAKGGELFYKVAKGKLKEDVARRYFQQLVNAVDFCHSRGVYHRDLKPENLLLDENENLKISDFGLSALAESKRQDGLLHTTCGTPAYVAPEVINRKGYDGAKADVWSCGVILFVLLSGYLPFHDSNLMEMYRKIGKAEFKCPNWFPPEVRRLLLRILDPNPSTRISIAKIKDHPWFKGGLNSKLVKPNIENKEVASSSTDAGTRSLENSSRATDGTQDLLALTNLNAFDIISFSAGFDLSRLFEESSRKKEARFTSWQPAAVIISKLEEVAKRLKLKTTKRDRGLFKLEGKKEGRKGILSIDAEIFEVTPEFHLVEMKKSSGDTLEYLKILDDGLRPGLQDIVWVWQGEQERKESEQQEQQIQHRQLETQASEDQQQQQQQPPQLLILQDKLP encoded by the coding sequence atggaaaatacaGTGAGTGTATTGATGGAAAGATACGAATTAGGTAGATTACTAGGACAAGGCACATTTGCTAAGGTTTACTATGGTAGGGATATTAGTACTGGACAGAGTGTAGCCATTAAAATGATAGATAAGGAGAAAATATTGCGGGTTGGGCTTATTGATCAGATCAAGCGAGAAATATCTGTTATGAGACTTGTTAAGCACCCTAATGTTGTTCAACTTTATGAGGTCATGGCCACTAAGACCAAGATCTATTTTGTAATGGAATATGCCAAAGGGGGCGAACTGTTTTACAAGGTTGCTAAAGGAAAGCTGAAGGAAGATGTTGCACGAAGATACTTTCAACAGCTGGTTAATGCAGTTGATTTCTGCCATAGCAGGGGGGTTTATCATCGGGATTTGAAACCAGAAAACTTACTTCTAGATGAGAATGAAAATCTGAAAATATCTGACTTTGGTTTAAGTGCCCTAGCTGAATCAAAACGCCAAGATGGGCTTCTTCACACCACTTGTGGTACTCCTGCATATGTTGCTCCTGAGGTCATTAATAGGAAAGGATATGATGGGGCCAAAGCTGATGTTTGGTCATGTGGAGtgattttatttgttctattgtCTGGTTATCTTCCATTTCATGACTCAAATTTGATGGAGATGTATCGGAAGATTGGCAAAGCAGAGTTCAAGTGCCCCAATTGGTTTCCACCAGAAGTGCGCCGTCTGCTTTTGCGCATATTGGATCCAAATCCGAGTACTAGAATCTCAATTGCAAAAATCAAGGATCATCCTTGGTTTAAGGGGGGATTGAATTCAAAATTAGTCAAGCCCAATATAGAAAACAAGGAAGTTGCTTCTTCAAGTACAGATGCAGGGACCAGATCCCTTGAGAATAGCAGTAGAGCCACTGATGGCACACAAGACCTGTTGGCACTTACCAACCTAAATGCGTTTGATATCATCTCTTTTTCTGCTGGATTTGATCTATCCAGACTGTTTGAAGAAAGTTCACGAAAGAAAGAAGCCAGATTCACCTCTTGGCAACCAGCAGCTGTCATAATCTCAAAGCTGGAAGAAGTTGCCAAGCGTCTGAAGCTAAAGACAACAAAAAGGGATCGGGGATTGTTtaaacttgaaggaaaaaaagaaggtaGAAAGGGAATATTGTCCATTGATGCGGAGATCTTTGAGGTCACTCCTGAGTTTCATTTGGTGGAGATGAAGAAATCAAGTGGAGATACACTGGAATATCTGAAGATATTAGATGACGGTCTACGACCTGGTCTGCAGGATATTGTCTGGGTTTGGCAAGGTGAACAAGAACGCAAGGAGTCAGAACAGCAGGAGCAGCAAATTCAACATCGACAGCTGGAAACCCAAGCTTCGGAGGACcagcaacagcagcagcagcagccgcCGCAGCTGCTGATACTGCAGGATAAGTTACCTTGA
- the LOC113731300 gene encoding uncharacterized protein: MFEHVTANEIAGYGVGALLLFATISAPKIDSLIAASQRSSLGMCKRCGDLRLIACSRCKGSGSITRGGPFSLNPVDSAYQSFRVKSKELSISCTKCQAKGHFGCPACSRVPQA; this comes from the exons ATGTTTGAGCACGTCACCGCGAATGAAATAGCAGGGTATGGTGTTGGTGCTTTGCTACTTTTTGCCACAATTTCAGCTCCCAAGATTGACTCTTTAATTGCAGCTTCCCAGCGTAg TTCATTGGGCATGTGCAAGAGATGTGGTGATTTGAGGTTGATAGCATGCTCAAGATGCAAGGGATCTGGTTCGATCACTCGAGGAGGTCCGTTCAGTCTCAATCCAGTAGATAGTGCTTACCAGTCCTTCAGGGTCAAGTCCAAAGAATTATCCATCTCATGCACCAAATGTCAAGCCAAAGGACATTTTGGCTGCCCAGCTTGTTCTCGAGTGCCCCAAGCATGA
- the LOC113731293 gene encoding uncharacterized protein, with protein MGRRKGRKETPETLNPEQGENDQTPPTLCEAGGEEERAGKGGSKFYAVYLLTSLSPRFKGSSYIGFTVNPRRRIRQHNGEIGSGAWRTKKRRPWEMVLCIYGFPTNVAALQFEWAWQHPLGSLAVRKAAATFKSLSGLANKIKLAYTMLTLPSWQSLNLTVNYFSTKYMTLASGCPSLPEQTRVQFGSMDELPCYTGGNLCAGENDDWDPAGDDCEHSGGSEESAEDGSADAQPLSNIELVQDGFKETENLGLYNWTEAIAHEQQTSTESSVFELPKNLQISKEEAQKQSFQLDDFLVFGCSNATRIAEDTGTFRLYDEFNVADPQLPRQQSVQNVTLNKFELPCTSSEVEVIDLSTPSPCYNVSTGNKKRRLSVGCPEIIDLTNSPMFV; from the exons atggggaGAAGGAAAGGGCGAAAAGAAACACCGGAAACCCTAAATCCCGAACAAGGAGAAAATGATCAAACGCCACCGACTTTATGTGAAGcaggaggagaagaagaaagagcagGAAAAGGAGGGAGCAAGTTTTACGCGGTATATCTACTAACTTCGCTTTCCCCAAGATTCAAAGGTTCCTCTTATATCGG GTTTACAGTGAATCCTCGTCGCAGAATAAGGCAACACAACGGGGAGATAGGGAGCGGTGCTTGGAGGACCAAGAAGAGGCGACCGTGGGAGATGGTCCTTTGCATTTATGGCTTCCCCACCAACGTTGCCGCTCTCCAG TTTGAGTGGGCCTGGCAGCATCCACTAGGATCACTGGCGGTAAGAAAAGCAGCTGCTACCTTCAAATCTCTTTCTGGGCTTGCAAATAAGATAAAACTTGCCTACACTATGCTCACCCTTCCTTCTTGGCAGAG CTTAAATCTCACAGTAAACTACTTTTCCACAAAATACATGACGCTCGCATCTGGTTGCCCTAGCCTGCCGGAACAAACGAGGGTACAGTTTGGTTCTATGGATGAGCTTCCGTGCTATACAGGGGGCAATTTATGTGCGGGGGAAAATGATGACTGGGATCCTGCTGGTGACGACTGTGAGCACAGTGGTGGATCTGAGGAATCTGCAGAGGATGGATCAGCAGATGCACAACCGCTGAGCAATATTGAACTTGTTCAAGATGGCTTCAAAGAAACTGAAAATCTCGGTCTGTATAACTGGACTGAAGCAATTGCTCACGAACAACAAACGTCAACAGAAAGCAGCGTCTTCGAACTGCCAAAGAACTTGCAAATTAGCAAAGAAGAGGCCCAGAAGCAGTCATTCCAGCTCGACGACTTTCTGGTCTTCGGCTGCAGTAACGCAACAAGAATTGCTGAAGATACAGGAACATTCAGATTGTATGATGAATTTAACGTCGCAGACCCTCAACTGCCCAGGCAACAATCTGTACAAAATGTAACTCTGAATAAATTTGAACTCCCTTGCACCTCATCCGAAGTTGAGGTAATAGATTTGTCTACACCCTCACCTTGCTACAATGTGAGTACAGGGAATAAGAAGAGAAGACTCTCTGTTGGATGTCCTGAAATAATAGACTTGACCAATTCCCCCATGTTTGTTTAA
- the LOC113743038 gene encoding uncharacterized protein — protein MVLGRSLQNNKQEKNFKPANRTFGGSGASNGRLASESKGNGRSKRVQTGGNRTTGASHPSQSKVTKQGVFGKRSFKSKINGVSNGYVTKGNSGCKPSNSDKKRKRTYADQPPDEERVSNDNVGFPARRFSSRIVKNKLNDHYHEEKRTTKGNSSGFGDLSRKGSLAGRGKSRESELAGKKKSIAKVKAVDKLKDVEVEGVRNDKLKKIAKSKSDVTKQMEQNHGKHAVGSPERPSKKKVQYKKNITDDSEVMDEKPKKKKRRIRLDPHDTSNKRLDDGAAINNQVKKKKEDDSKTCVLELSRNAQFRAIVPSPSILSFVEDNLLGRRREIEFRRAGYNTELSAPLDNIPYSSSSERERIEETVFRNKLTFYAAAKISSSFPPSELPEIAFAGRSNVGKSSLLNALTRQWGVVRTSDKPGLTQTINFFKLGPKLSLVDLPGYGFAYAKEDVKEAWEELVKEYVSTRVGLKRVCLLVDTKWGMKPRDHELIDLMERSQTKYQIVLTKTDMVFPIDVARRSMQIEENLKEKKSAVQPVMMVSSKTGAGIRSLRTVLAKIARIVKP, from the exons ATGGTTCTGGGCAGAAGTCTGCAGAATAATAAGcaagagaagaatttcaaacCTGCAAACCGAACATTTGGGGGTTCTGGTGCTAGTAATGGAAGATTAGCTTCTGAATCAAAAGGGAATGGCAGAAGTAAAAGGGTTCAAACTGGAGGGAATAGAACTACAGGTGCTTCTCATCCTAGTCAGAGTAAAGTGACAAAGCAAGGGGTGTTTGGAAAAAGAAGTTTCAAATCAAAGATTAATGGTGTAAGCAATGGATACGTGACTAAGGGAAATAGTGGTTGTAAGCCATCGAATTctgataaaaaaagaaaaagaacttaTGCTGATCAGCCTCCAGACGAGGAAAGAGTGTCCAATGACAATGTAGGATTCCCAGCAAGAAGGTTTTCATCTAGAATCGTGAAGAATAAGCTTAATGATCATTATCATGAAGAAAAGCGGACAACAAAAGGAAACTCCTCTGGGTTTGGAGATTTGAGTAGAAAAGGTTCATTGGCTGGAAGAGGAAAATCCAGGGAAAGTGAGTTGGCGGGCAAGAAAAAGTCAATAGCCAAGGTAAAGGCTGTAGATAAACTGAAAGATGTTGAAGTTGAAGGAGTTAGGAATGATAAGCTGAAGAAAATTGCTAAAAGCAAATCCGACGTAACAAAGCAAATGGAGCAGAACCATGGCAAACATGCTGTCGGCTCTCCTGAAAGACCTTCCAAGAAGAAAGTGCAGTACAAGAAAAATATCACTGATGATTCAGAAGTAATGGATGAAAAGCCTAAGAAGAAAAAGCGAAGGATCAGGCTAGATCCTCATGATACATCAAATAAGAGGCTCGATGATGGAGCAGCTATTAATA ATCAGgttaaaaagaagaaggaagatGACTCAAAAACTTGTGTTTTGGAGTTGTCCAGAAATGCACAATTTCGAGCAATAGTTCCTAGCCCCTCTATCCTTTCCTTTGTCGAAGACAAT TTATTAGGCCGAAGACGAGAAATTGAATTTAGGAGGGCTGGCTACAATACTGAGCTTTCTGCTCCTTTAGACAATATTCCCTATTCATCAAGCTCTGAAAGGGAAAGGATTGAAGAAACG gtatttagaaataaattgACATTTTATGCTGCTGCAAAGATTTCCTCATCATTTCCTCCTTCTGAACTTCCAGAGATTGCATTTGCAG GGAGGTCGAATGtaggaaagtcatctttactgAATGCATTAACTAGACAGTGGGGTGTTGTGAGGACATCAGACAAGCCTGGACTTACTCAG ACcataaacttcttcaaacttgGACCAAAGCTATCTTTAGTCGATTTGCCTGGATACGGATTTGCGTATGCAAAAGAAGACGTCAAGGAAGCTTGGGAGGAGCTT GTGAAAGAGTACGTGTCTACACGAGTTGGTCTAAAGAGAGTGTGTCTTCTTGTTGATACAAAATGGGGAATGAAACCAAGGGATCATGAACTTATTGATCTGATGGAAAG GTCGCAAACCAAGTACCAGATTGTTTTGACAAAGACAGATATGGTTTTCCCAATTGATGTGGCACGTCGGTCAATGCAAATAGAAGAG AACCTCAAGGAAAAGAAGTCTGCGGTTCAACCTGTG ATGATGGTAAGCTCAAAAACTGGAGCTGGTATTCGAAGCTTAAGGACGGTTCTTGCTAAGATTGCTCGCATTGTGAAGCCTTAG